The following coding sequences are from one Longimicrobiaceae bacterium window:
- a CDS encoding ATP-binding protein translates to MNQAVYGPPDQAASSESPELLVGSLAALSTMPLGLLDQFPGAVLLLDGLGRIGYLNNVAELRLDAVAAELIGRDLFREVMPKLEVEGWGERYRAGMMAGRIAFACETAWGDARLGLGVRSFIFGGTLGAFVLIEDRTVLAAEVARRKRAERLAAVGELAGGVAHQINNPLASIKGFAQLVARETEDPEQAQALEIVSQECNRIATIIGNLLGFADQQLRPSGGTLDLNELVDTILMLRQYPLETSGIEVRRDLDPGLAQICGDRGAIQRAVLALVIRAERTLDGVPDARLTVRTRESSDGVLLSVIDNGPAIPRSKLPHLFGSLELEEAEAGIGLGVAHSIVREHGGHLWADSVDGRGSAFYLRLPRYEPVPTQVARRTPRPRLRSLPTRPLRVLVADDEPTLRLAITLFLGRHGHEVVQAVDAFEALRLATQQPFDVVLADLGMAGKSDLLRHLDQNPELKGRTIFMSDAAPDPGVQLADRPHLIKPFDMTEVIRLVEDVAR, encoded by the coding sequence ATGAACCAAGCCGTCTACGGCCCCCCTGATCAGGCTGCCAGTAGCGAGAGTCCGGAGCTACTGGTGGGCAGTCTTGCGGCGCTTTCCACGATGCCGCTCGGGCTACTGGACCAGTTTCCGGGTGCCGTCCTGCTGCTCGACGGGTTGGGGCGCATCGGCTACCTGAACAACGTGGCCGAGTTGCGCCTGGACGCCGTGGCGGCCGAGCTGATCGGCCGGGACCTCTTCCGGGAGGTCATGCCGAAGCTCGAGGTGGAGGGGTGGGGCGAGCGGTACCGCGCCGGAATGATGGCGGGCCGCATCGCCTTCGCGTGCGAGACGGCCTGGGGAGATGCGCGTCTGGGCCTGGGAGTCCGATCGTTCATCTTCGGAGGCACCCTTGGTGCTTTCGTGTTGATCGAGGATCGCACAGTGCTGGCGGCAGAGGTGGCCCGGCGGAAGCGCGCGGAGCGCCTTGCCGCGGTGGGCGAGCTCGCCGGTGGCGTCGCGCACCAGATCAACAATCCGCTCGCGAGCATCAAAGGGTTCGCCCAGCTCGTCGCGCGCGAAACGGAGGATCCGGAGCAGGCGCAGGCCCTGGAGATCGTCAGCCAGGAGTGCAACCGGATCGCCACCATCATTGGCAACCTGCTGGGCTTTGCGGACCAGCAACTACGGCCGTCCGGGGGCACGCTCGACCTGAACGAGCTCGTGGACACGATCCTGATGCTGCGCCAGTACCCCCTCGAGACCTCCGGAATCGAGGTGCGACGCGATCTGGACCCGGGTCTCGCCCAGATCTGCGGCGATCGCGGAGCTATCCAGCGCGCGGTGCTGGCACTGGTGATCCGGGCAGAGCGAACGCTCGACGGCGTGCCCGATGCCCGCCTGACCGTGCGCACGCGTGAGTCCAGCGACGGAGTGCTTCTCAGCGTGATCGACAATGGCCCGGCGATCCCGCGTTCCAAGCTGCCTCACCTCTTTGGCTCGCTGGAGCTGGAGGAGGCGGAAGCGGGGATCGGCTTGGGCGTCGCGCACTCGATCGTGCGGGAGCACGGCGGGCACCTGTGGGCCGACAGCGTGGACGGACGGGGGAGCGCCTTTTATCTTCGCCTGCCGCGCTATGAGCCGGTCCCGACCCAGGTCGCTCGGCGCACACCGCGGCCGCGGCTTCGCAGCCTTCCGACTCGCCCTCTGCGCGTGCTCGTGGCGGATGACGAGCCCACTCTGCGGCTGGCCATCACGCTCTTCCTGGGGCGGCACGGACACGAGGTGGTCCAGGCGGTGGATGCCTTCGAGGCGTTGCGCCTCGCTACCCAGCAGCCGTTCGACGTCGTCCTGGCGGATCTCGGAATGGCGGGTAAGTCGGACCTGCTCCGGCACCTCGACCAGAACCCTGAGCTGAAAGGGCGGACGATCTTCATGTCCGACGCGGCTCCGGATCCCGGGGTGCAGCTGGCGGATCGGCCGCACCTGATCAAACCATTCGACATGACCGAGGTCATCCGCCTCGTGGAGGACGTCGCCCGCTGA
- a CDS encoding ATP-binding protein produces MLSDSGPTSEAEPTSPSAQPEARDLFVLLDTLPAAVLLLDAEGQVVRVNPVATTLLGRADAEIVSLDFFREVCPELEEAGLGERYRREMQTGETRFEWDGTLAGPSGELRLWMGLRSLTIRENLWGVLVLEDRSLLAEEEERRRRAERLAAVGELAAGVAHEVNNPLASIKSFAQLLAREVTGAEHQRALEIIVEESTRIARVVENLLSFARQQGVSGREPVNLTHEAERVLELQRYSLETAGIEVRRDLDQNLSSVMGEAGALQQVILNLIVNAEQALASKPGHRLLIVRTRESSEGVVLSVVDNGPGIPREKLPHIFDGYVAGQGRDSGLGLGISAQIIREHGGQIMAESEEGRGAAFFVRLPRCGPTAAPLPESSPAPVAPTPARPLKVLVADDEPTLRLAIALFLGRRGHQVVQAADAYEALRLAQEQQFDAALVDARMPGDGLHLLEQLEAMPTLRGRTALMTGDLGRARTSQGITTGRPYLVKPFDMTDAVNLIEKLGQ; encoded by the coding sequence ATGCTGAGCGATTCTGGACCCACGTCGGAAGCCGAGCCGACGAGTCCCTCTGCGCAACCCGAAGCGCGGGACCTGTTCGTGCTGCTCGACACGCTCCCGGCGGCGGTTCTGCTCCTCGACGCGGAGGGGCAGGTCGTCCGGGTGAACCCGGTGGCCACGACGCTCCTGGGCCGCGCGGACGCCGAGATCGTGAGCCTCGACTTTTTTCGCGAGGTCTGCCCGGAGCTGGAGGAGGCCGGCCTTGGCGAGCGCTATCGACGGGAGATGCAGACGGGCGAAACCCGCTTCGAGTGGGACGGCACTCTTGCCGGCCCCAGCGGAGAGCTGCGCCTGTGGATGGGGCTGCGCTCCCTGACCATCCGCGAGAACCTCTGGGGGGTGCTCGTTCTGGAGGACCGCTCGCTGCTGGCGGAAGAGGAAGAGCGGCGACGCCGTGCTGAACGCCTTGCGGCTGTGGGAGAGCTCGCCGCCGGAGTCGCGCATGAGGTCAACAATCCGCTCGCTTCGATCAAGAGCTTTGCGCAACTCCTCGCCCGGGAGGTGACCGGCGCCGAGCATCAGCGCGCGCTCGAGATCATCGTGGAAGAGAGCACCCGCATCGCGCGGGTGGTGGAGAACCTCCTCAGCTTTGCGCGTCAGCAGGGGGTGAGCGGCCGCGAGCCGGTCAACCTCACCCACGAGGCGGAGCGCGTGCTGGAGCTGCAGCGCTACTCGCTCGAGACCGCGGGCATCGAGGTACGCCGCGACCTCGACCAGAACCTCTCTTCGGTGATGGGAGAGGCGGGTGCGCTGCAGCAGGTGATCCTCAACCTGATCGTCAACGCCGAGCAAGCGCTCGCGTCGAAGCCCGGCCATCGCCTGCTGATCGTCCGCACGCGTGAGTCTTCCGAAGGGGTCGTCCTCTCCGTCGTGGACAACGGACCGGGGATTCCTCGCGAGAAGCTACCCCACATCTTCGATGGATACGTGGCCGGCCAGGGCCGCGACTCGGGGTTGGGGCTGGGGATCTCGGCGCAGATCATCCGCGAGCACGGCGGCCAGATCATGGCCGAGAGCGAGGAAGGCCGGGGAGCCGCCTTCTTCGTGCGACTGCCCCGCTGCGGCCCGACGGCCGCACCGCTCCCGGAGTCTTCTCCGGCGCCGGTCGCCCCCACCCCCGCACGCCCGCTGAAGGTGCTGGTAGCGGACGACGAGCCGACGCTCCGCCTGGCCATTGCCCTCTTCCTGGGGCGACGAGGTCATCAGGTGGTGCAGGCCGCGGATGCCTACGAGGCGCTGCGACTGGCGCAGGAGCAGCAGTTCGACGCGGCCCTGGTCGACGCCCGCATGCCCGGCGACGGCCTGCACCTGCTCGAGCAGCTCGAGGCGATGCCTACCCTTCGCGGTCGCACGGCGTTGATGACCGGAGACCTCGGCCGCGCCCGCACCTCCCAGGGAATCACCACCGGTAGGCCGTATCTCGTCAAACCGTTCGACATGACGGACGCGGTCAACCTGATCGAGAAGCTGGGGCAGTGA
- a CDS encoding putative metal-dependent hydrolase has protein sequence MDDLRYPIGRFRYDPSAGEEALGAAIDRIAEVPARLREAVQGLSDAQLDTRYRPGGWTVRQVVHHVADSHINAYVRLRLALTEETPTVRPYQEGRWAELEDARTAPVGVSLRLLEVLHERWVRLLRALPSDAMQRPLHHPGHGQLTVSFLVQMYAWHGQHHVAHVTRLREREGW, from the coding sequence ATGGACGACCTGCGTTATCCGATCGGACGGTTTCGTTACGACCCGAGCGCCGGCGAAGAGGCACTCGGAGCTGCTATTGACCGGATCGCGGAGGTGCCCGCGCGGCTGCGGGAGGCTGTTCAGGGTCTGAGCGACGCGCAGCTGGACACTCGCTATCGACCCGGCGGATGGACGGTGCGCCAGGTGGTTCACCACGTGGCCGATAGCCACATCAACGCCTACGTGCGGCTACGGCTCGCGCTCACCGAGGAGACGCCCACCGTCCGACCCTATCAGGAAGGACGTTGGGCCGAGCTCGAGGACGCGCGTACCGCGCCCGTGGGAGTTTCGCTCAGATTGCTAGAGGTATTGCATGAACGCTGGGTGCGGTTGTTGAGGGCTCTGCCGAGCGATGCCATGCAGCGCCCCCTCCATCACCCGGGTCATGGGCAGCTCACGGTGTCTTTCCTGGTTCAGATGTACGCCTGGCACGGGCAGCACCACGTGGCGCACGTGACCCGGCTGCGCGAGCGGGAGGGCTGGTAG
- a CDS encoding DUF6596 domain-containing protein codes for MTASQHQQPQLPGSSAVEVGEGSAAWVRAEQVARTSYGRLVALLAESTGDLEMAEDCLADAFARALRVWPRDGVPQKPEAWLLTVARNRGRDLFRSAPVRSSVPLDPEAVEGISPALEPIDPEAIPDRRLALLFVCAHPAIDPGIRAPLMLQTVLGFEAREIARAFVLPPATMAQRLVRAKRRIRDARIPFVLPERSQMAGRLTVVLEAVYGAYSIDWDGISGRLPRAGMAAEAHYLAVTLAHLLEQEPEAWGLAALISLSRARAPARLDGSAFVPLEDQDPARWDLDLVGEGERYLRRAARFGRIGRFQLEAAIQSVHCARATSGETDWNALGRLYSGLLAVAPTLGARVAYATTVARLKGAAAGLEALDGIEDPRIDRFQPAWAARAHLLAEAGRLEEARRAYDRAIRLTVDPAVRHYLERRREEAA; via the coding sequence GTGACCGCTTCGCAACATCAGCAACCCCAGCTACCGGGTTCGTCGGCGGTCGAGGTCGGCGAGGGTTCGGCTGCGTGGGTGCGGGCCGAGCAGGTGGCCCGCACCTCCTACGGCCGTCTAGTGGCCCTCCTGGCCGAGAGCACCGGCGATTTGGAGATGGCGGAGGATTGCCTGGCCGATGCGTTCGCTCGGGCGCTCCGTGTATGGCCGCGGGATGGCGTTCCGCAGAAGCCGGAAGCATGGCTTCTTACCGTCGCTCGTAACCGCGGCCGGGACCTCTTTCGATCCGCCCCTGTCCGGAGCTCGGTCCCCCTCGACCCCGAGGCGGTGGAAGGGATTTCTCCCGCGCTCGAGCCGATCGATCCTGAGGCGATCCCGGATCGGCGCCTCGCCCTCCTGTTCGTTTGCGCGCACCCGGCGATCGATCCGGGAATCCGTGCTCCGCTGATGCTACAGACTGTGCTCGGCTTCGAGGCGCGCGAGATTGCCAGGGCGTTTGTGCTGCCGCCCGCCACGATGGCTCAGCGCCTGGTGCGGGCGAAGCGGCGCATCCGCGACGCCAGAATCCCCTTCGTGTTGCCCGAGCGGTCGCAGATGGCCGGGCGGCTTACGGTCGTCCTGGAGGCGGTCTACGGCGCGTACTCCATCGACTGGGACGGCATTTCCGGACGCCTCCCCCGCGCGGGGATGGCGGCCGAAGCGCACTACCTCGCCGTCACCCTTGCCCATCTGTTGGAGCAGGAGCCGGAAGCCTGGGGTCTCGCTGCCCTGATTTCACTCTCCCGCGCCCGCGCGCCTGCCCGGCTGGATGGCAGCGCCTTTGTGCCGCTGGAAGACCAGGATCCCGCCCGCTGGGACCTGGACTTGGTTGGCGAGGGCGAGCGGTATCTCCGGCGCGCGGCCCGGTTCGGCCGAATCGGCCGCTTCCAGCTCGAGGCGGCGATCCAGTCAGTGCACTGCGCGCGGGCGACTTCCGGAGAGACCGACTGGAACGCGCTCGGCCGACTGTACTCCGGTCTGCTGGCCGTGGCGCCCACCCTCGGCGCCCGCGTTGCTTACGCTACTACCGTGGCCCGGCTGAAGGGGGCCGCCGCCGGGCTCGAGGCGCTCGACGGCATCGAGGATCCTCGGATCGACCGGTTCCAGCCTGCCTGGGCGGCGCGAGCCCACCTGCTGGCCGAGGCGGGACGACTCGAAGAAGCGCGCCGAGCGTACGATCGGGCGATCCGGCTCACCGTCGATCCCGCCGTTCGGCACTACCTGGAGCGGCGTCGGGAGGAAGCCGCGTGA
- a CDS encoding VOC family protein, whose translation MSNPPPTPVQSDRLHPVLTVPEIRAAIDYYTSVLGFEEEFTWGEPPTFGGVRLDEIVLFFQLGVPQPAGLAVAIVVDDADGLHAMQASRGARIIEPPGDRDYGIRDYLVEDLNGYRLSFGHSIYHVGDPVEIERVDVPVRLEKRLAALLEDLAVHKRMTLSECLEEILLHTCEPYGDGVASPHTRVTLAYIQELKRKHGIDYDTHASYRFVEKPAS comes from the coding sequence ATGTCCAACCCACCGCCCACGCCGGTCCAGAGCGATCGCCTCCACCCGGTCCTGACCGTCCCTGAGATACGCGCCGCGATCGACTACTACACGTCCGTCCTGGGGTTCGAGGAAGAGTTCACCTGGGGTGAGCCCCCGACCTTCGGCGGAGTGCGGCTGGACGAGATCGTCCTCTTCTTCCAACTGGGCGTGCCCCAACCGGCGGGGCTTGCGGTGGCGATCGTCGTGGACGATGCGGATGGCCTGCACGCAATGCAGGCGAGCAGGGGGGCGCGCATCATAGAGCCCCCCGGGGACCGGGACTATGGCATCCGCGATTACCTGGTCGAGGACCTGAACGGCTATCGGCTATCGTTCGGTCATTCCATCTACCACGTCGGCGATCCGGTGGAGATCGAGCGGGTGGACGTGCCGGTGCGCCTGGAGAAGCGGTTGGCCGCGTTGCTGGAGGACCTCGCTGTCCACAAGCGCATGACGCTCTCGGAATGCCTGGAGGAAATTCTGCTCCACACCTGCGAGCCCTACGGGGACGGCGTCGCCAGTCCACACACACGCGTTACGCTCGCGTACATTCAGGAGCTCAAGCGCAAGCACGGAATCGACTACGACACGCACGCGAGCTATAGATTCGTGGAGAAGCCGGCGTCGTAG
- a CDS encoding EAL domain-containing protein, translated as MELFVARQPIFDAAGELHGYELLYRGGAQSSSADGTSTEQMSLDVIVQSFLEIGLDRITRGHTAYLNFSRQMLLSGSYDLLDPETVIVELLEDVLGDEPVARACAHLAQAGYQLALDDYEPGGPHEALLPHARIVKVDVLNRPMEELRAVADRLRGQPVRLLAERVETAEVRDACREIGFELFQGYFFARPEVISGQGISADQLAILQLMNRLRDDGTSDIEIEETFRRDPSLSYKLLRMVNAAAGGGRGIESIMHAIRLLGREQLHRWLALLFASSLARGKATDVELVHAAVLRGRLLERLGEAAGKREQAGSLFMVGLFSLMDALLRMPMAELLERVDLAEEVKTALLKRDGPYAVWLQLAESYEAAEWERMTALAASVAISPFELPDIYLESLNWARDRVPVTAG; from the coding sequence TTGGAACTCTTTGTTGCGCGGCAGCCGATCTTCGACGCGGCCGGTGAGCTGCACGGATACGAGCTGCTTTACCGGGGCGGAGCCCAGAGCTCCAGCGCAGACGGGACGAGCACCGAGCAGATGTCGCTCGATGTCATCGTCCAGTCCTTCCTCGAAATCGGCCTCGACCGGATCACTCGCGGTCACACCGCCTACCTGAACTTCAGCCGCCAGATGCTCCTGAGCGGCTCCTACGACCTGCTCGACCCCGAGACGGTGATCGTGGAGCTGCTCGAAGACGTGCTCGGCGACGAGCCGGTCGCCCGCGCCTGTGCCCACCTCGCGCAGGCCGGGTACCAACTCGCGCTCGACGATTACGAACCGGGCGGGCCGCACGAGGCGCTGCTTCCGCACGCGCGCATCGTTAAAGTCGACGTGCTGAACCGGCCCATGGAAGAGCTGCGGGCGGTAGCCGACAGGCTGCGCGGTCAGCCGGTGCGACTGCTGGCCGAACGCGTGGAAACAGCGGAGGTTCGTGACGCCTGTCGCGAGATCGGCTTCGAGCTCTTCCAGGGATACTTCTTCGCCCGTCCCGAGGTGATCTCCGGTCAGGGGATCTCGGCGGATCAGCTCGCCATCCTGCAGCTCATGAACCGCCTGCGCGATGACGGGACCTCCGACATCGAGATCGAGGAGACCTTCCGCCGCGACCCCTCCCTCAGCTACAAGCTTCTGCGTATGGTGAACGCCGCCGCGGGCGGTGGGCGCGGCATCGAGTCGATCATGCACGCGATCCGCCTGCTCGGACGGGAGCAGCTGCACCGCTGGCTGGCGCTGCTCTTCGCCTCGTCACTGGCGCGCGGCAAGGCGACTGACGTCGAGCTCGTACACGCCGCGGTGCTGCGCGGTCGGCTGCTGGAACGGCTGGGAGAAGCGGCGGGTAAGCGGGAGCAAGCGGGGTCGCTCTTCATGGTCGGGCTGTTTTCACTGATGGATGCGCTCCTGCGCATGCCGATGGCGGAGCTTCTCGAACGGGTGGACCTGGCGGAGGAGGTGAAGACCGCGCTGCTGAAGCGCGACGGACCGTACGCCGTATGGCTGCAGCTGGCGGAATCGTACGAGGCGGCGGAGTGGGAAAGGATGACGGCCCTGGCCGCCTCGGTGGCCATCTCGCCGTTCGAGCTCCCCGACATCTACCTGGAGTCATTGAACTGGGCGCGTGATCGAGTGCCCGTAACCGCGGGGTGA
- a CDS encoding YciI family protein, which yields MKFLCFAYEEEAKLNALSEEEWHRLRQETLDYVDSLRRSGKLVSTYALQSARKSATVRVRDGKPSITDGPFTEAKEYIGGYFLIEVANREEALEVAAGWPSARIGSIEVRPVEEELRMDSRYD from the coding sequence ATGAAGTTTCTCTGCTTCGCGTACGAGGAGGAAGCGAAGCTGAATGCCCTCTCGGAAGAGGAGTGGCATCGGCTCAGGCAGGAGACGCTGGATTACGTCGATTCCCTGCGTCGCAGCGGCAAGCTGGTCTCGACGTACGCCTTGCAGAGCGCCCGCAAGTCGGCCACCGTGCGGGTACGCGACGGGAAGCCGTCGATCACGGATGGCCCTTTCACCGAGGCCAAGGAGTACATCGGCGGCTACTTCCTGATCGAGGTGGCGAACCGGGAGGAGGCGCTCGAGGTGGCCGCGGGGTGGCCGTCCGCGCGGATCGGATCGATCGAGGTCCGGCCGGTGGAGGAGGAGCTGCGGATGGATAGCCGCTACGACTGA
- a CDS encoding DUF1080 domain-containing protein, whose translation MSFRLLPALITLLAVGSAFAQPLQAQAERSLFDGTSLAGWEVSDFFAPGEVEVRERAIYLRQGDPLAGITWTGEFPTIDYEVSLEAMRVRGSDFFSAITFPVGEEHCTLVMGGWGGSVVGLSSINGADASENETSRWVRFENGRWYRVRLRVTREKIEAWIDDESVVDFTHIGRLLSVRVEVVPSQPFGIATWMTEGAVRDIRLRLLQPDS comes from the coding sequence GTGTCATTCCGTCTGCTGCCCGCGCTTATCACCCTGCTCGCGGTCGGCTCCGCCTTCGCGCAGCCCCTCCAGGCGCAGGCGGAGCGGTCGCTTTTCGACGGCACCTCCCTTGCCGGCTGGGAAGTCAGCGACTTCTTCGCGCCGGGCGAAGTGGAGGTCCGGGAGAGGGCGATTTATCTCCGCCAGGGTGACCCTCTCGCCGGAATCACGTGGACCGGCGAGTTCCCCACGATCGACTACGAGGTCAGCCTCGAGGCGATGCGCGTGCGGGGGAGCGATTTCTTCAGCGCGATCACTTTCCCGGTTGGCGAGGAGCACTGCACCCTGGTGATGGGGGGCTGGGGCGGGAGCGTCGTCGGTCTGAGCAGCATCAATGGCGCGGATGCCTCCGAGAATGAGACGAGCCGCTGGGTGCGATTCGAGAACGGTCGATGGTATCGGGTGCGGCTGCGCGTCACCAGGGAGAAGATCGAGGCCTGGATCGACGACGAATCGGTGGTGGACTTCACCCACATCGGACGGCTCCTCTCGGTGCGTGTGGAGGTGGTTCCCAGCCAGCCGTTCGGCATCGCCACCTGGATGACGGAGGGTGCAGTGCGCGACATCCGCCTGCGGTTGCTCCAGCCGGATTCCTGA
- a CDS encoding DUF1080 domain-containing protein, protein MRLTYAAAPLLLCLLSSCASTAPGSPSIGVGAPPPEGAEVLFDGTREMLDEKWTYWEGPRFSSSLPIKWRIVDDPVDEGTVLMSWDPAAEGGLYGAADIVTQKEFRDFQLHVEFLVANPGGNSGVYLQNRYEIQILDGDSTAHGMAAVINEAAAPYHPYRGAGQWNAYDVRFRAARFENGVRTEPAMVTLYFNGVKVHQNQPIQRVWGGPNSGIDGGNDEGRGITDTPGGIKLQAEGHDVRYRNIWIRELNLEEPNTDF, encoded by the coding sequence ATGCGTCTCACATACGCTGCGGCTCCGCTTCTGCTCTGCCTTCTCTCCAGTTGTGCCTCCACCGCTCCTGGCTCGCCTTCCATCGGCGTCGGAGCGCCGCCACCGGAGGGCGCGGAAGTGCTCTTCGACGGCACGCGCGAGATGCTGGACGAGAAGTGGACGTACTGGGAAGGGCCGCGCTTCTCCTCCTCACTCCCCATCAAGTGGCGCATCGTGGACGACCCGGTGGACGAGGGGACGGTTTTGATGAGCTGGGATCCCGCGGCGGAGGGCGGGCTCTACGGCGCGGCGGACATCGTCACCCAGAAGGAGTTCAGGGATTTCCAGCTCCACGTGGAGTTCCTGGTGGCGAACCCCGGCGGCAACAGCGGCGTTTATCTCCAGAACCGCTACGAGATCCAGATACTCGATGGCGATTCGACGGCCCACGGTATGGCGGCCGTGATCAACGAGGCGGCGGCACCGTATCACCCCTATCGCGGGGCAGGCCAGTGGAACGCCTACGACGTGCGGTTCCGCGCCGCGCGCTTCGAGAACGGCGTTCGCACCGAGCCCGCAATGGTCACCCTCTACTTCAATGGTGTAAAGGTCCACCAGAACCAGCCGATCCAGCGCGTCTGGGGCGGCCCGAATTCCGGCATCGACGGGGGGAACGACGAAGGGCGGGGGATCACGGACACTCCCGGCGGAATCAAGCTCCAGGCCGAGGGACACGACGTACGCTACCGCAACATCTGGATTCGGGAGCTGAACCTGGAGGAGCCGAATACCGACTTCTGA
- a CDS encoding OmpA family protein, with protein MRATRNVAALMVVATLGTGVTACSSMNRTGRGAVIGAAGGAAVGAVIGNQVGSTARGAIIGAAVGGAAGAIIGRQMDRQAEELAAKIPGATVQRVGEGIVVTFDSGLLFPFNSTELLPAGRENLLNLAASLRENPETEVLIVGHTDAVGSDAYNQTLSERRAESAAQILAANGVPRDRIRTSGRGELEPIAENETEAGRQQNRRVEVAIFASEEYRERLLRNNPGGE; from the coding sequence ATGAGAGCAACTCGCAATGTTGCCGCGCTGATGGTCGTGGCGACGCTGGGTACCGGAGTGACCGCCTGCAGCAGCATGAATCGAACGGGGCGGGGTGCGGTGATCGGTGCTGCGGGCGGCGCAGCCGTGGGCGCGGTTATCGGCAACCAGGTGGGTTCCACCGCGCGCGGCGCCATCATCGGCGCGGCGGTTGGTGGTGCGGCGGGGGCCATCATCGGCCGGCAGATGGATCGTCAGGCGGAGGAGCTGGCCGCGAAGATCCCCGGCGCCACCGTGCAGCGGGTTGGTGAAGGGATCGTGGTGACCTTCGACTCGGGGCTGCTCTTCCCCTTCAACTCCACCGAGCTGCTTCCCGCGGGTCGGGAGAACCTGCTCAACCTGGCGGCGAGCCTGCGTGAGAATCCCGAGACCGAGGTGCTCATCGTCGGTCACACCGATGCCGTCGGGTCCGACGCCTACAACCAGACGCTCTCCGAGCGACGGGCCGAGTCCGCCGCCCAGATCCTGGCCGCGAACGGCGTCCCCCGCGATCGCATCCGCACTTCCGGCCGCGGCGAGCTCGAGCCCATCGCCGAGAACGAGACCGAGGCCGGCCGTCAGCAGAACCGCCGCGTCGAGGTCGCCATCTTCGCCAGCGAGGAGTACCGCGAGCGGCTGCTGCGGAACAATCCGGGTGGCGAGTAA
- a CDS encoding glycoside hydrolase family 43 protein has product MIPPTLERAAIVAVIFLSACGDSQPASDRASGADSAQAAEALSPEGYRYLSQPLVTEIYTADPSAHVFDGRIYVYGSHDIDGDTPADDMGSHFEMRDYQVLSMDSVGAPVTVHPVALDVDDVPWADRQMWAPDAVFKDGTYYFYFPAKDTAGIFRIGVATGDRPEGPFEPQPQPIQGSFSIDPAVFTDEDGTSYMYFGGIWGGQLQCWTTGEYDPNCQRTDHQEEGQPALMPKVARLSDDMLQFAEPPRDAVIVDEQGRPLLGGDTERRFFEAPWMHKYNGQYYLSYSTGDTHYLVYAVGDSPYGPFTYRGRILEPVQGWTTHHSIVEVDGRWYLFYHDTQLSNETHLRNIKVTELTHRPDGTIETIDPFIR; this is encoded by the coding sequence ATGATTCCACCTACGCTCGAGCGCGCCGCGATCGTCGCGGTGATCTTTCTGAGCGCCTGCGGCGATTCCCAGCCGGCGAGCGACCGGGCCTCCGGGGCCGATTCCGCCCAGGCGGCCGAAGCGCTTTCGCCTGAGGGATACCGCTATCTCTCCCAACCGCTGGTCACCGAGATCTACACCGCCGATCCATCGGCGCACGTCTTCGACGGCCGGATCTACGTCTACGGCTCGCACGACATCGACGGCGACACACCCGCCGACGACATGGGGTCCCACTTCGAGATGAGGGACTATCAAGTGCTGTCGATGGATAGCGTTGGTGCTCCGGTGACGGTACATCCGGTAGCACTCGACGTCGACGACGTTCCCTGGGCGGATCGGCAGATGTGGGCGCCGGATGCCGTCTTCAAGGACGGTACTTACTACTTCTACTTCCCGGCCAAGGACACTGCCGGGATCTTCCGCATCGGCGTTGCGACCGGTGACCGCCCGGAAGGCCCGTTCGAGCCGCAGCCGCAGCCTATCCAGGGGAGCTTCAGCATCGACCCGGCGGTCTTCACCGACGAGGATGGCACCAGCTACATGTACTTCGGCGGGATCTGGGGCGGGCAGCTCCAATGCTGGACGACGGGCGAGTACGATCCGAATTGCCAGCGCACGGACCACCAGGAGGAGGGTCAGCCGGCGCTGATGCCCAAGGTTGCCCGATTGAGCGACGATATGCTGCAGTTCGCCGAGCCTCCGCGCGACGCCGTGATCGTGGATGAGCAGGGGAGGCCGCTCCTCGGGGGCGACACGGAGCGGCGCTTCTTCGAGGCGCCGTGGATGCACAAGTACAACGGGCAATACTACCTGAGCTACTCCACCGGAGACACCCACTACCTCGTCTACGCCGTGGGCGACTCGCCCTACGGGCCGTTCACTTATCGCGGGCGCATCCTGGAGCCGGTGCAGGGATGGACCACCCACCACTCCATCGTAGAGGTGGATGGCCGCTGGTACCTGTTCTACCACGACACCCAGCTCTCCAACGAGACGCACCTGCGCAACATCAAGGTCACGGAGCTTACGCACCGTCCAGACGGCACGATCGAGACGATCGACCCCTTCATCCGCTGA